A single window of Salvelinus namaycush isolate Seneca chromosome 11, SaNama_1.0, whole genome shotgun sequence DNA harbors:
- the LOC120055590 gene encoding homeobox protein GBX-1-like gives MQRPGGQGTAFSIDSLIGTPQPRPGHLLYTGYPMFMPYRPLMIPQSLSHSHLPSGIPPLAPLASFAGRLTNTFCASLGQGMPSMVALTTTLPSFSDPPDSFYPPQELPGPRLSADPGPRRQESPHSDDLHGRDKGSDLLNFSETFQTMPGETKLYSSDDEKFDLKSADAVCSDRDDSSAVDSENESFSDGNNCGSLSQKSKLKPGSQEALPPGSSAGKSRRRRTAFTSEQLLELEKEFHCKKYLSLTERSQIAHALKLSEVQVKIWFQNRRAKWKRIKAGNVNNRSGEPVRNPKIVVPIPVHVNRFAVRSQHQQIEQTRP, from the exons ATGCAGAGACCGGGCGGCCAAGGGACGGCGTTTTCGATCGACTCCTTGATAGGAACTCCGCAGCCTCGGCCGGGACACCTGCTCTACACTGGCTACCCGATGTTTATGCCGTACAGACCCTTGATGATTCCTCAATCTTTATCTCATTCACATTTGCCGTCTGGCATACCTCCTTTGGCGCCGTTGGCATCTTTCGCTGGACGTCTTACCAACACATTCTGTGCGAGTTTGGGACAGGGGATGCCGTCCATGGTGGCTCTCACGACAACACTGCCGAGTTTCTCGGATCCGCCGGATAGTTTCTATCCTCCCCAAGAGCTCCCCGGACCTCGGTTAAGTGCCGACCCCGGACCTCGGAGACAAGAGAGCCCCCACTCAGATGATCTGCATGGAAGAGACAAGGGGTCGGACTTACTCAACTTCTCGGAAACTTTTCAAACTATGCCAG GTGAGACTAAATTGTACAGCTCTGACGATGAGAAGTTTGACCTGAAATCGGCAGACGCAGTTTGCAGTGACCGAGATGACAGCTCTGCCGTCGACAGCGAGAACGAAAGCTTCTCCGATGGGAACAACTGTGGTTCTTTATCCCAAAAGAGTAAACTAAAACCCGGGTCACAGGAAGCGTTACCACCAGGAAGCTCAGCAGGAAAGAGCAGAAGGAGACGGACAGCTTTTACAAGCGAGCAGCTACTTGAACTTGAGAAGGAATTTCATTGTAAAAAGTACCTTTCGCTCACCGAACGCTCTCAAATAGCACACGCACTTAAATTGAGCGAGGTGCAGGTCAAAATTTGGTTCCAGAATCGTAGGGCCAAATGGAAAAGAATCAAAGCGGGAAACGTCAATAACAGGTCGGGAGAGCCTGTGAGAAACCCCAAAATTGTGGTCCCCATTCCAGTGCACGTCAACAGGTTTGCCGTGAGGAGTCAACACCAACAGATAGAGCAAACAAGGCCATGA